The following proteins are co-located in the Leptospira hartskeerlii genome:
- a CDS encoding MotA/TolQ/ExbB proton channel family protein: MSFENAIGYMETAIFVIMAIASVLAVAVVVERAIIFIKNTKDSSFVLPEIIQTARKGDLSGAPKFSENYPENVYARFADFSSEHSKGGKESLGELMEGKMIGERVGFETRLSILNTLGNNAPFIGLLGTVFGVISAFYKLGTLGNAAGEVVMRTISQALLATAVGLAVAIPVVMANNYFTRKLKIIQSNLEILSKEFLASLSRKG; the protein is encoded by the coding sequence ATGAGTTTTGAAAATGCTATTGGGTACATGGAAACGGCGATCTTCGTGATCATGGCGATCGCGAGTGTTCTTGCAGTGGCCGTTGTAGTAGAAAGAGCGATCATATTCATTAAAAATACGAAAGATTCCTCCTTCGTATTGCCTGAAATCATCCAAACCGCAAGAAAGGGAGATCTTTCCGGAGCTCCCAAATTTTCAGAAAATTATCCAGAGAATGTTTACGCAAGATTCGCGGACTTCTCCTCCGAACATTCGAAAGGTGGAAAAGAAAGCCTAGGCGAATTAATGGAAGGAAAGATGATCGGAGAAAGAGTCGGCTTCGAGACAAGACTTTCTATCCTAAACACACTCGGGAACAATGCTCCATTTATCGGACTATTAGGAACAGTATTCGGAGTAATCAGCGCATTCTATAAATTAGGAACTTTGGGGAATGCGGCCGGAGAAGTGGTTATGAGAACCATTTCACAAGCTCTACTCGCAACTGCTGTCGGTCTTGCTGTCGCAATTCCTGTGGTAATGGCGAATAACTATTTCACCAGAAAATTGAAAATCATCCAATCCAATCTGGAAATTCTTTCCAAAGAATTTTTAGCAAGCCTGTCTCGGAAAGGTTAA
- the scpA gene encoding methylmalonyl-CoA mutase — translation MKRPTFSPNRTPVTGDTKFESWSKEALDELGLSKLEETIWNTPEKVPVKPVYVPNDAESLEHLDYAAGIPPFLRGPYSTMYVQQPWTIRQYAGFSTAEESNAFYRRNLAAGQKGLSVAFDLATHRGYDSDHERVLGDVGKAGVAIDSVLDMKILFDQIPLDQMSVSMTMNGAVIPTLAFYIVAAEEQGVKPEQLSGTIQNDILKEFMVRNTYIYPPEPSMRIIADIFKYTTDFMPKFNSISISGYHMQEAGATADIELAYTLADGLEYLRTGIKAGMDVDSFAPRLSFFWAIGMNHFMEIAKMRAGRLLWAKLVKTFNPKNNKSLALRTHCQTSGWSLTEQDPFNNVGRTCIEALAAALGHTQSLHTNALDEAIALPTDFSARIARNTQIYLQEETNIHRVVDPWGGSFYVESLTAQLAERAWELIQEVEQLGGIAKAIETGIPKMRIEEAAARKQARIDSGRDVIVGINRYRPSKENPLEILDIDNTAVRESQIRKLNELKKNRDNAAVTAALDAITECAKTGNGNLLALAVDAARKRATLGEISLAMEKIFGRYKSVTHMIKGVYSEEIMDDPDFKKAKELSAKFAKLEGRQPRIMVAKMGQDGHDRGAKVISTSFADMGFDVDIGPLFQTPAEAAKQAIENDVHVLGVSSLAAGHKTLVPQVIQELKKLGREDILVIAGGVIPQQDYDFLYKAGVNGIFGPGTKISKAGAEILELLIKSVEG, via the coding sequence ATGAAAAGACCTACATTCTCCCCTAACAGAACTCCGGTCACTGGAGATACTAAATTCGAATCCTGGTCCAAAGAAGCTTTGGATGAATTAGGACTTTCTAAATTAGAAGAAACGATTTGGAATACTCCTGAAAAAGTCCCGGTCAAACCGGTATACGTTCCAAACGACGCAGAGTCCTTGGAACATTTGGATTATGCAGCAGGAATTCCTCCTTTTTTAAGAGGACCCTACTCTACAATGTATGTCCAACAACCTTGGACCATCCGTCAGTATGCAGGCTTCTCGACTGCGGAAGAATCTAACGCATTCTATCGTAGGAATTTAGCGGCGGGACAAAAAGGTCTTTCTGTTGCATTCGACTTAGCGACCCATCGAGGATACGACTCAGATCACGAAAGAGTTCTGGGAGACGTAGGAAAGGCAGGAGTTGCGATCGATTCGGTTCTGGATATGAAGATACTCTTCGACCAGATTCCTTTAGATCAGATGTCCGTGTCTATGACAATGAACGGCGCAGTCATTCCTACATTAGCTTTTTATATTGTAGCTGCAGAAGAACAAGGAGTAAAACCGGAACAACTTTCAGGTACCATCCAGAATGATATTTTAAAAGAGTTCATGGTACGTAATACGTATATCTATCCTCCTGAACCTTCCATGAGGATTATTGCGGATATTTTTAAATATACTACCGACTTCATGCCTAAGTTCAATTCCATCTCCATCTCCGGCTATCATATGCAGGAAGCTGGAGCCACTGCGGATATAGAACTTGCTTATACTTTGGCGGACGGGTTGGAATACCTACGCACCGGTATCAAGGCCGGGATGGATGTGGATAGTTTTGCACCTCGTCTTTCCTTCTTCTGGGCGATCGGTATGAACCATTTTATGGAAATCGCAAAGATGAGAGCAGGAAGACTTCTCTGGGCAAAACTTGTTAAAACATTTAATCCTAAGAACAATAAATCCTTAGCTCTTAGAACTCATTGCCAAACTTCCGGTTGGAGTTTAACGGAACAGGATCCTTTTAATAACGTAGGAAGAACTTGTATAGAAGCGCTTGCGGCTGCTTTAGGTCACACTCAGTCTTTACATACAAATGCGTTAGACGAAGCGATTGCACTTCCTACCGATTTCTCCGCAAGGATTGCAAGAAATACTCAGATCTATTTGCAGGAAGAAACCAATATCCACAGAGTTGTGGATCCTTGGGGCGGTTCCTTCTACGTAGAATCTTTGACTGCACAACTCGCTGAAAGAGCTTGGGAACTCATCCAAGAAGTGGAACAACTGGGTGGTATTGCAAAAGCAATAGAGACTGGAATTCCCAAAATGAGGATAGAAGAAGCCGCTGCGCGTAAACAAGCAAGGATCGATTCCGGTAGAGATGTAATCGTAGGTATCAATCGTTATCGTCCTAGCAAAGAAAATCCTTTGGAGATCTTGGACATCGATAATACTGCGGTGAGAGAATCTCAGATCCGCAAACTAAATGAACTCAAGAAGAATCGAGACAATGCAGCAGTTACCGCAGCCTTAGATGCAATCACAGAATGTGCTAAAACAGGCAACGGAAACCTGCTTGCACTTGCAGTTGATGCGGCTAGAAAAAGAGCAACCCTTGGCGAGATCTCTTTAGCTATGGAGAAAATATTCGGCAGATACAAATCCGTCACTCATATGATCAAAGGAGTGTACTCGGAGGAAATCATGGATGACCCGGATTTCAAAAAGGCAAAAGAACTCTCCGCAAAATTTGCAAAGTTGGAAGGAAGACAGCCTAGGATCATGGTCGCCAAGATGGGACAGGACGGGCATGATAGAGGTGCAAAAGTAATATCCACAAGCTTTGCAGACATGGGATTTGACGTTGATATAGGTCCTCTATTCCAAACTCCGGCAGAAGCTGCAAAACAAGCCATCGAAAACGACGTGCATGTTCTCGGAGTTTCAAGCCTCGCTGCCGGTCATAAGACCTTAGTTCCTCAGGTAATCCAAGAACTTAAGAAACTTGGAAGAGAAGACATTCTAGTAATCGCAGGTGGAGTGATCCCTCAGCAAGATTATGATTTCTTGTATAAAGCGGGAGTGAACGGGATTTTTGGACCGGGCACCAAGATCTCTAAAGCAGGTGCAGAGATCTTGGAACTTCTGATCAAGAGTGTAGAAGGATAA
- a CDS encoding TerC/Alx family metal homeostasis membrane protein has translation MISFSQKDSTLFLIFSVVVGLLIYLDLFVLNKRAHKLSLRESGYWTLFWVTLAFSFSLLVYIFHEDPTNPGLAKQKTLEFLAGYLLEYSLSVDNLFVFIMIFAKFRIQAQYQPMILKWGIIGALIFRAAMIFSGAELVSRFEWILYLFGFLLLYSAWKMFFHDEEEDFDPEDMTLLKYARKVLPMSKTFHPEKFLVKEHGKTLFTSTFLILLVVEFSDILFAIDSIPAIFSITQDSFIIYTSNVFAILGLRSLFFLLGGVMELFVYLKKGVSLLLAFVGVKLLLPAFSGYVFGRVIHVSIEISLVVIIGTLALSIFASIPHYLKTKKGA, from the coding sequence ATGATCTCGTTTAGCCAAAAAGATTCTACACTTTTTCTTATTTTTTCTGTCGTAGTAGGCCTTTTGATTTATTTGGACCTATTCGTTCTGAATAAAAGAGCCCATAAGCTCTCTCTCAGAGAGTCCGGGTACTGGACCTTATTCTGGGTCACTCTTGCTTTCAGTTTTTCTCTTTTAGTTTATATTTTTCACGAAGATCCGACGAACCCAGGACTTGCAAAACAAAAGACTCTGGAATTTTTAGCGGGATACCTTCTGGAATATTCACTTTCCGTGGATAATCTTTTTGTGTTTATTATGATCTTTGCGAAATTCAGGATACAGGCTCAATACCAACCCATGATCTTAAAATGGGGAATTATAGGCGCATTGATCTTCAGAGCTGCAATGATCTTCTCGGGTGCGGAACTAGTTTCTAGATTCGAATGGATCTTATATCTATTCGGATTCTTACTCCTCTACTCCGCTTGGAAAATGTTCTTCCACGATGAAGAAGAAGATTTCGATCCGGAAGATATGACTCTTCTGAAGTACGCTCGTAAAGTTCTTCCTATGTCCAAAACATTCCATCCGGAAAAGTTTTTGGTAAAAGAACATGGAAAAACTCTTTTTACTTCTACTTTCTTAATACTGCTCGTCGTCGAATTCAGCGATATTCTTTTCGCAATAGATTCTATCCCCGCGATCTTCTCTATTACCCAAGATAGTTTTATCATCTATACTTCTAACGTATTCGCGATCTTGGGACTCAGATCCTTATTCTTCCTTTTAGGAGGAGTGATGGAACTTTTCGTGTATTTGAAAAAAGGTGTTTCTCTACTTCTCGCGTTTGTGGGAGTAAAACTTCTTCTTCCTGCGTTTTCAGGATACGTTTTCGGAAGAGTGATCCATGTATCCATTGAGATCTCTTTAGTAGTGATCATAGGAACTCTTGCACTCTCCATATTTGCTTCCATTCCTCATTATCTTAAAACGAAAAAAGGAGCCTGA
- a CDS encoding methylmalonyl-CoA mutase family protein: protein MASEKLFSEFPPVSTEEWTKLIQKDLKGADFEKKLVWETQEGFKIQPFYRKENLKGKEWLLSNLPGKFPYLRSTRKLTNDWSIRQDIDATDIKTAKELAVEAISNGVSALGLVLADVGSGRKGIQIKNEKDLAFLLEDLPLSEITLHFVAEEKSPELYSWLPKNKTLVGGLGYDPYRILARQGHSGGHGPETLKPILTELAGKWKNFRALTIHSSTFRDSGSTIVQELAYTLALGSEYLYRLGELGVSPELVNSQTIFQFTIGPDYFLEIAKFRAARTLWAEIFSSYSSDKGEASLPFIEAETARYNYGIYDLHNNILRGTTEAISAAIGGAEIINVLPFDHLLQPADSFSLRIARNVQLLLKHESYLDKVADPSSGSYYIETITDQIIEQAWKLFTEVEKDGGFLECLKSGKIQSSILESRKKKEENYSTRKEIFLGTNQYPNSKDKIQNKDLNKNIRSSAISSSPNELKVTALPEFFAGDAIEEIRMKTESYEAKNKTSVKVLLLPLGDLKMKKARAIFSLNFLGCAGFQVVDPGSYETSDEAIANIQKENPQMIVFCSSDEEVASYVKDILPKLKSKPVVYVAGYPKEILSELESAGVNGFLHVRSNLLETLSDLQKRMGIQ, encoded by the coding sequence ATGGCATCAGAAAAACTTTTCTCCGAATTTCCACCGGTTTCTACTGAAGAATGGACCAAGCTGATCCAGAAGGATCTTAAAGGTGCAGACTTCGAAAAAAAACTGGTTTGGGAAACCCAAGAAGGATTTAAGATCCAACCGTTTTATAGAAAAGAAAATCTAAAAGGAAAGGAATGGCTCCTCTCCAATCTTCCGGGAAAATTTCCATATCTTAGATCTACTCGTAAACTCACAAATGATTGGAGCATCAGACAAGATATAGATGCGACTGATATCAAAACCGCGAAAGAATTAGCGGTAGAAGCAATCTCCAATGGAGTTTCCGCTCTGGGTCTCGTGCTTGCAGATGTCGGCTCCGGTAGAAAAGGAATACAGATTAAAAATGAGAAGGACCTTGCTTTCTTATTGGAAGATCTACCTCTTAGCGAGATCACTCTTCATTTTGTTGCAGAAGAAAAATCTCCCGAACTTTATTCCTGGCTTCCTAAAAACAAAACTCTTGTGGGCGGACTAGGCTACGATCCTTATAGAATTCTCGCAAGGCAAGGTCATTCAGGTGGACATGGCCCTGAAACTTTAAAACCGATCTTAACAGAACTTGCAGGTAAATGGAAAAATTTCCGCGCACTTACAATTCATTCTTCTACATTTAGAGATAGCGGTTCTACGATTGTTCAGGAACTTGCTTATACTCTCGCGCTTGGTTCCGAATATTTGTATCGTTTGGGAGAATTGGGAGTTTCTCCGGAGCTAGTAAACTCTCAGACGATTTTCCAATTTACGATCGGTCCGGACTATTTCTTGGAGATCGCTAAGTTCAGAGCGGCAAGAACTCTTTGGGCGGAAATATTCTCTTCTTATTCTTCCGATAAGGGAGAAGCTTCTCTTCCGTTTATAGAAGCGGAAACCGCAAGATATAATTACGGGATCTATGATCTTCATAATAATATTTTAAGAGGAACCACTGAGGCAATCTCTGCTGCGATTGGCGGGGCAGAGATCATCAATGTTCTTCCATTCGATCATCTATTGCAGCCTGCGGATTCTTTCTCTCTTAGGATCGCGAGAAATGTGCAGTTACTTTTAAAACATGAATCTTATTTAGATAAGGTGGCTGATCCTTCTTCCGGTTCGTATTATATTGAAACGATCACCGACCAGATCATTGAACAGGCTTGGAAATTGTTTACTGAAGTGGAGAAGGACGGCGGATTCTTAGAATGTCTGAAATCCGGTAAGATCCAAAGTTCTATTTTAGAATCTAGAAAGAAGAAGGAAGAAAATTACTCCACTCGTAAAGAGATTTTCCTTGGAACGAATCAATATCCAAATTCTAAAGATAAGATCCAAAACAAAGATCTAAATAAAAACATCCGGTCTTCTGCGATCTCTTCCTCTCCTAACGAACTTAAAGTGACTGCTCTTCCAGAGTTTTTTGCAGGAGACGCAATCGAAGAGATCCGTATGAAAACGGAAAGCTACGAAGCAAAAAATAAAACTTCCGTAAAAGTTCTCCTTCTTCCTTTGGGCGACTTAAAAATGAAGAAAGCAAGAGCAATCTTCTCTTTAAACTTTTTAGGATGTGCAGGATTCCAGGTAGTAGATCCGGGAAGTTACGAAACCTCTGACGAGGCGATCGCAAATATACAAAAAGAAAATCCTCAGATGATCGTCTTCTGCAGTTCCGACGAAGAAGTCGCATCTTATGTGAAGGATATTCTTCCTAAATTAAAATCCAAACCGGTTGTTTATGTGGCCGGTTATCCAAAAGAAATTCTTTCCGAACTGGAATCTGCAGGTGTGAACGGATTTCTCCATGTTCGATCCAATCTATTAGAAACACTTTCCGATCTTCAAAAAAGGATGGGAATCCAATGA
- a CDS encoding ExbD/TolR family protein has translation MAGQSSSGDGEEIGSINITPMVDVILVLLVIFMVTANFLKKESININLPKADAVDANLAKTVQVALSKDGKIFLEGNETDFPRLEAQLQREAKIRPNMRITLSADSSLPYGKIAETMGKIKKAGVHQIALSVKR, from the coding sequence ATGGCAGGTCAAAGTTCTTCCGGCGACGGAGAAGAAATCGGCAGTATTAATATTACTCCGATGGTGGACGTTATCTTAGTTCTTTTGGTGATCTTTATGGTTACCGCGAACTTCTTAAAAAAAGAATCCATCAATATCAATCTTCCTAAAGCGGATGCAGTGGATGCGAATCTAGCTAAAACCGTTCAGGTGGCGTTATCTAAAGACGGAAAAATTTTCTTAGAAGGGAATGAAACAGATTTCCCAAGACTCGAAGCTCAATTACAACGAGAAGCCAAAATCCGTCCTAATATGAGGATCACGTTATCCGCTGATTCTTCCCTTCCTTATGGAAAAATAGCTGAGACTATGGGAAAGATCAAAAAGGCTGGCGTGCACCAAATCGCATTATCCGTTAAGAGGTGA
- the meaB gene encoding methylmalonyl Co-A mutase-associated GTPase MeaB, with protein MPQTEGEKETHIRGSIKKKRLPDAETFSQGILSGDIVLLSRAITLIESTLPSHQELAESILEKCLPHSGKSIRVGITGIPGVGKSTFIEAFGNHLLNQGRKIAVLTIDPTSQLSRGSILGDKTRMETLSRSDKAFIRPSPSGDSLGGVARKTRETIFLCEAAGFDTVLVETVGVGQSETAVNSMVDIFLLLLIAGAGDELQGIKRGIMEMADLIAITKADGENLARANRAKAETISAVHFLPSHESGIKTEVRTCSAVTGEGISEIWTEILNFIQAIKDKGYLDKKRKEQAKHWLHESVQSMLLDDFFSKLGDDFQKAEELVTQGLAGSYQTARRLVKHYKHED; from the coding sequence ATGCCTCAGACCGAGGGAGAAAAAGAAACCCATATCCGAGGCTCTATTAAAAAGAAGAGACTTCCGGACGCGGAAACTTTCTCCCAAGGGATCCTTTCCGGAGATATAGTTCTATTAAGTAGGGCAATCACTCTTATAGAGAGCACGTTACCTTCTCACCAGGAACTTGCCGAATCTATATTAGAAAAATGTTTACCTCATTCAGGTAAAAGTATCCGAGTAGGTATCACAGGTATTCCGGGAGTCGGCAAAAGTACTTTTATAGAGGCTTTCGGAAATCATCTTCTAAACCAAGGTAGAAAGATTGCAGTTCTTACGATCGACCCAACCTCGCAATTATCCAGAGGATCCATACTCGGAGATAAGACCAGAATGGAAACTCTCTCTCGCAGCGATAAGGCGTTCATCCGCCCTTCTCCTTCGGGCGATTCCTTAGGCGGAGTTGCACGCAAAACTAGAGAGACAATCTTTCTATGCGAGGCAGCCGGATTTGATACAGTACTTGTGGAAACCGTTGGTGTTGGACAATCCGAAACGGCAGTCAACTCGATGGTGGATATCTTCCTTCTTCTATTAATAGCCGGAGCGGGAGACGAATTACAAGGGATCAAACGTGGGATCATGGAAATGGCGGACCTGATCGCGATCACCAAGGCGGACGGCGAAAATCTTGCCAGAGCAAATCGTGCAAAAGCGGAGACAATTTCCGCAGTTCATTTTCTTCCTTCTCATGAATCAGGGATCAAAACAGAAGTTAGAACATGCTCAGCAGTTACCGGAGAAGGTATCTCAGAGATCTGGACTGAAATTTTAAACTTCATACAAGCAATCAAAGACAAAGGTTACTTGGATAAAAAAAGAAAAGAACAGGCCAAACATTGGTTACATGAATCAGTTCAATCCATGTTATTAGATGATTTCTTTTCTAAGTTAGGAGATGATTTCCAGAAGGCAGAAGAACTTGTAACCCAAGGATTGGCAGGTTCTTACCAAACCGCTCGTAGACTTGTAAAACATTATAAACACGAAGACTAA
- a CDS encoding TonB-dependent receptor plug domain-containing protein, with the protein MTLKKVLIKIAFLAAIAPLDVFAEVTFKARLFSRQKNQGEAKTQVLLFETKKIYRTDAEGYFDAVVPSPGIYTFRILKVEDMQDIKGNVDASGQTVILYTDAGSDSSVASPKAKVPKGTITVAAERDKPILSRTTIKYEEIKRMPGTFGEPLRALETIPGVVPSAAFGGGANNYVIRGSDPNSNLYLVDDLPILYPFHFDGLSAVVNANLIKSIDVYTGVFPANFNNALGGVIHIDTVDKVDKSQKNLIISAWSSSISYMSPTFGGKGYLIASARVGYLDRFVQGLTSALGADFPEGLRLPRFVDSQVKFVHNFNEHHQVSFHSFYSKDDFAANLPAKYQNDPANDSTAAFAGASISSGQGFRTQALRYTWKPIDTFSNRVTLISYDPFTDFNVAFGSIQGKNRASGAYNGVRQDAFWDPNKYFSAEFGSEYRLLNYYSTGSSIIQTDPNNLSPNPYDTQSPDFTTIPTNITAKGAYYNGYLTTKIRLGNLHIEPGARYDYIPYVNNSAFGPRAQASYKFEGIGKGTTIFAGGGNFFRFPLDTRFNKDSGNPHLDFEKVFKYGGGIEQLLEGDYQIKGEIFKQEYTDLIVDDPYITDPIGTNPDPYSRIAQPFIVNKRLNYSNSGTGWSRGYELVLRKNSRPGTRNWFGWITYTWSQTFRNNNIFTPDPGSAPLNAQETQIAAEFYKNSKETLYDYDRTHVINMVFGWRWSQEWQFGARWSYLTSRPFTPIVGDDGGRFSNPANGQTYWVPQYANNPALGEYINSRRLKPYHRLDIRFDRFFNYEWGYINTFLEIVNVYLRENVGGEDFDNTKPYSKTNPSPSPTFGTIPLPGGVIIPFFNIGIEVKF; encoded by the coding sequence ATGACGTTAAAAAAAGTTCTGATCAAAATCGCTTTTCTCGCGGCAATCGCTCCATTGGATGTGTTTGCAGAAGTAACCTTTAAAGCCAGGCTATTCTCCAGACAAAAAAACCAAGGAGAAGCTAAGACTCAGGTTTTACTTTTCGAAACTAAAAAAATCTATAGGACAGACGCAGAAGGTTACTTTGACGCTGTAGTACCTTCTCCAGGGATTTATACTTTCCGTATCTTAAAAGTAGAAGATATGCAAGATATCAAAGGTAACGTGGACGCTTCCGGCCAAACGGTTATTCTTTATACGGATGCTGGTTCAGATTCTTCCGTAGCTTCTCCAAAGGCAAAGGTTCCTAAGGGCACAATCACAGTTGCTGCAGAAAGAGATAAACCTATTCTTTCTAGGACTACGATCAAATACGAAGAGATTAAAAGGATGCCGGGAACCTTCGGGGAACCGTTACGCGCATTGGAAACAATTCCGGGTGTGGTCCCTTCTGCGGCATTCGGTGGTGGTGCAAACAACTATGTGATCCGGGGTTCCGATCCGAACTCGAATTTATATTTAGTGGATGATCTTCCTATTTTGTATCCGTTCCACTTCGATGGATTGAGTGCAGTAGTAAACGCAAACCTGATCAAATCAATCGACGTGTATACCGGTGTGTTCCCCGCAAACTTCAATAACGCGCTGGGTGGGGTCATTCATATCGACACAGTGGACAAGGTGGACAAGTCCCAGAAGAACCTGATCATCTCGGCTTGGTCCAGTAGTATCAGTTATATGAGCCCTACTTTCGGCGGAAAAGGTTATCTGATCGCTTCCGCTCGCGTGGGTTACTTGGACAGATTCGTGCAAGGTTTGACATCTGCTTTAGGCGCTGACTTCCCGGAAGGTTTAAGACTTCCTAGATTCGTAGACTCTCAAGTAAAGTTCGTTCATAATTTCAACGAGCATCATCAGGTTTCTTTCCACTCCTTCTATTCAAAAGATGATTTTGCGGCAAATCTTCCGGCAAAATACCAGAACGACCCTGCGAATGATTCAACTGCTGCATTTGCAGGAGCAAGTATTTCTTCAGGACAAGGATTTAGGACTCAAGCGTTACGGTACACTTGGAAACCGATCGATACATTCTCCAATCGTGTAACACTGATCAGTTACGATCCATTCACAGACTTTAACGTTGCATTCGGTTCTATCCAAGGAAAGAATAGAGCGAGCGGTGCATATAACGGCGTGCGTCAGGATGCTTTTTGGGATCCGAATAAATATTTTAGCGCTGAGTTCGGATCAGAATACAGATTATTAAATTATTATTCTACCGGTTCGAGTATTATCCAAACAGATCCGAACAACTTAAGTCCGAATCCATATGATACTCAAAGCCCTGACTTCACTACTATTCCTACGAATATCACTGCAAAGGGAGCCTACTATAACGGTTATCTTACTACCAAGATCCGTTTAGGAAATTTGCATATAGAACCTGGAGCACGTTACGACTATATTCCATACGTAAACAATAGTGCATTCGGCCCGAGAGCGCAGGCATCATATAAGTTCGAAGGTATCGGAAAAGGAACCACCATCTTTGCGGGTGGAGGTAATTTCTTCCGCTTTCCTCTGGATACTAGGTTTAACAAAGACAGCGGGAACCCTCACCTGGATTTTGAAAAAGTATTCAAATACGGTGGAGGGATAGAACAATTATTAGAAGGTGATTACCAGATCAAAGGAGAAATATTCAAACAAGAATATACCGATCTGATCGTGGACGATCCTTATATCACCGATCCTATTGGCACAAATCCCGACCCGTATTCCAGGATCGCGCAACCTTTTATCGTAAACAAAAGACTGAACTACTCCAATAGCGGAACAGGTTGGTCCAGAGGTTATGAATTAGTACTTCGTAAGAATTCCCGTCCTGGAACCAGAAACTGGTTTGGTTGGATAACCTACACTTGGTCCCAAACATTCAGAAATAATAATATATTCACTCCTGATCCGGGCTCCGCGCCTCTGAATGCCCAGGAGACCCAAATCGCCGCCGAGTTTTATAAGAATTCTAAAGAGACATTATACGACTACGATAGGACCCATGTGATCAATATGGTCTTCGGTTGGAGATGGAGCCAAGAGTGGCAGTTCGGTGCAAGATGGTCCTATCTCACCAGCAGGCCGTTTACACCTATCGTGGGGGATGACGGGGGAAGATTTAGTAACCCTGCAAACGGCCAAACCTATTGGGTACCTCAATACGCCAATAATCCGGCCCTTGGAGAATATATCAATAGTCGTAGATTAAAGCCTTATCATCGACTTGACATCCGTTTCGATAGATTTTTCAATTATGAATGGGGGTATATAAATACCTTCCTGGAGATAGTAAACGTATACCTAAGAGAGAACGTGGGCGGAGAAGATTTCGATAATACGAAACCTTATTCCAAAACGAACCCAAGTCCTAGCCCGACATTCGGAACAATTCCGTTGCCGGGTGGTGTGATCATTCCATTCTTCAATATAGGTATCGAGGTGAAGTTCTAA
- a CDS encoding LIC20211 family lipoprotein, translating to MKPRISGLVLSILLATSIISCATSSAGLATSTVPVADKKYKVISPVEGTKYWFTFDIAIIGIPLGEPPIDQLLEELKKEKEADALINVRYWTDKSIFVFLTMNRLHISAEAIKFEEEIFDPKKKGR from the coding sequence ATGAAACCTCGTATTTCTGGACTAGTTTTATCTATTCTGTTAGCGACTTCTATCATCTCTTGCGCAACTTCTAGTGCGGGACTTGCAACGAGTACTGTTCCGGTCGCGGATAAAAAGTATAAAGTGATCTCTCCTGTAGAAGGAACTAAATACTGGTTCACCTTTGATATTGCAATTATCGGAATTCCTTTGGGCGAACCTCCAATCGATCAACTGTTAGAGGAATTGAAGAAAGAAAAAGAGGCGGATGCTCTCATCAATGTGCGCTATTGGACTGACAAATCCATCTTTGTATTCTTAACAATGAACCGTCTTCATATCTCTGCAGAAGCGATCAAATTCGAAGAAGAGATCTTCGATCCGAAAAAGAAAGGCCGTTAA
- a CDS encoding energy transducer TonB, with translation MNPTLEKVKTDVIQKLKELSLWEICVYGSLAFHLFLFLTYYYITHKEKEFVDSEQLEMNVEVDIQDIPPELIGGETSPTHKDPNEWVEGSNEEGKDPDPNEIKENEISGEGTDKDGFLFAFYGDKAPTPIIDFSLRDYFPENARAQGISDAMIYLEVQVDEKGNLINAKVIKSSIRGYGFEEAAVKVIRLARWSPGYAKGRPTRMNHRVPVHFELDDN, from the coding sequence ATGAACCCTACTCTGGAAAAAGTAAAGACTGACGTAATCCAAAAACTCAAAGAACTTTCTCTTTGGGAGATTTGTGTTTACGGATCGCTTGCTTTTCACCTATTCCTGTTCTTAACTTACTACTATATCACTCACAAAGAAAAGGAATTCGTAGATTCCGAACAATTGGAGATGAATGTAGAAGTAGATATCCAAGATATTCCTCCTGAATTGATCGGAGGAGAAACTTCTCCAACTCATAAAGATCCAAACGAATGGGTAGAAGGTTCGAATGAAGAAGGAAAAGATCCAGACCCAAATGAGATCAAAGAGAATGAGATTAGCGGAGAAGGTACCGACAAAGACGGATTCTTATTCGCTTTTTATGGAGACAAGGCCCCTACCCCAATCATCGATTTTTCTTTAAGAGATTATTTTCCTGAGAATGCTCGCGCACAAGGTATCTCCGATGCAATGATCTACTTGGAAGTACAAGTAGACGAGAAGGGAAATCTGATCAATGCAAAGGTGATCAAGTCTTCTATTCGTGGATACGGTTTCGAAGAAGCGGCAGTCAAAGTAATTCGATTGGCTCGTTGGAGTCCCGGTTATGCCAAAGGAAGACCGACTCGTATGAATCATAGAGTGCCTGTCCATTTCGAACTGGACGATAATTGA